From a region of the Streptomyces sp. NBC_00193 genome:
- a CDS encoding N-acetyltransferase: protein MHKITDIGGAGIRITTLAERPELAARLWDMKDSWPEFAQHDALAWLLYPRMVAEFPEYVLIATDGDVVVARGFSVPFAQHAPGRDGVLPAQGWDRILMWAFSDQRRGVEPDTVSAIEISVATDRQGEGLSGRMLAVMRENARARGFAEVVAPVRPSGKPAEPGTSIHEYAYRTREDGLPHDPWLRVHVRAGGVIDSVAPLSMTITGSVAQWREWTGLPFDAAGPVRVPGALSPVHCEPEQGFAVYVEPNVWVRHPLG from the coding sequence ATGCACAAGATCACAGACATCGGCGGCGCGGGCATACGGATCACCACGCTCGCGGAGCGGCCCGAACTGGCGGCCCGGCTCTGGGACATGAAGGACTCGTGGCCCGAGTTCGCCCAGCACGACGCGCTGGCCTGGCTGCTGTACCCGCGGATGGTGGCCGAGTTCCCGGAGTACGTCCTGATCGCCACGGACGGCGACGTCGTGGTCGCCCGGGGCTTCAGCGTGCCCTTCGCGCAGCACGCGCCGGGCCGCGACGGGGTGCTCCCCGCGCAGGGCTGGGACCGGATCCTGATGTGGGCCTTCTCGGACCAGCGGCGCGGGGTCGAGCCCGACACCGTGAGCGCGATCGAGATCAGCGTCGCCACCGACCGGCAGGGCGAGGGCCTGTCCGGCCGGATGCTCGCCGTGATGCGGGAGAACGCCCGGGCACGCGGTTTCGCCGAGGTGGTGGCGCCGGTGCGGCCCAGCGGGAAGCCGGCCGAGCCGGGCACCTCGATCCACGAGTACGCGTACCGCACCCGCGAGGACGGCCTCCCGCACGACCCGTGGCTACGGGTCCACGTGCGGGCGGGCGGCGTCATCGACTCGGTGGCCCCGCTGTCGATGACGATCACCGGCTCCGTCGCGCAGTGGCGGGAGTGGACCGGCCTGCCCTTCGACGCGGCCGGCCCGGTCCGCGTTCCGGGCGCCCTGTCCCCGGTCCACTGCGAACCGGAGCAGGGCTTCGCGGTCTACGTGGAGCCGAACGTCTGGGTCCGGCACCCGCTCGGCTAG
- a CDS encoding DUF1918 domain-containing protein, translated as MRATEGDQLVQHGRIVGQHDKVGEITQVLGENGTPPYRVRFTDGHEAVMSPGPDCVVKHPADHDH; from the coding sequence ATGCGCGCGACCGAGGGCGACCAGCTGGTTCAGCACGGCAGGATCGTGGGCCAGCACGACAAGGTCGGTGAGATCACCCAGGTCCTGGGAGAGAACGGCACCCCTCCCTACCGCGTCCGCTTCACGGACGGACACGAGGCCGTCATGTCCCCCGGCCCCGACTGCGTGGTGAAGCACCCCGCCGACCACGACCACTGA
- a CDS encoding PLP-dependent aminotransferase family protein, with product MYERSSVAELAESLRVELDRYSVGGKLPSSRALVEQYRVSPVTVSRALAQLAAEGLVVTRPGAGVYRAQPRTHTQEPGDTSWQAVALSAEDSGEVVPRSVDASGVLVTLAAPPAGVIPLHSGYLHEALQPERAMAAALARAGRRPGVWGRPPVEGLPELRDWFAREIGGAVAAADVLVTAGGQSALATALRALAPPGAPILVESPTYPGLLALARAAGCRPVPVPVDADGVRPELLAAAFEATGARVFVCQPLFQNPTGSVLSGERRGEVLRIARAAGAFVLEDDYARSLAHEDSGPLPAPLAAEDPDGVVVHVRSLTKVTSPSLRVGALAARGPVFDRLRAIQVVDTFFVPRPLQEAALELVGAPAWPRHLRTVAAELRHRRDVLAGALRRELPELEVPHPPRGGYQLWARPGGGGDDAAFVAAALRAGVAVAPGRPYFCAEPPGPFVRLSFAGVSGAGELTEAVRRLRSGLRLDA from the coding sequence ATGTACGAGCGTAGCAGTGTGGCGGAACTGGCGGAATCCCTTCGAGTCGAGCTGGACCGCTACTCGGTGGGTGGAAAGCTCCCGTCGAGCAGGGCTCTGGTCGAGCAGTACCGGGTCAGTCCCGTCACCGTCTCCCGGGCCCTCGCCCAGCTCGCCGCCGAAGGCCTGGTGGTCACCCGCCCCGGAGCCGGGGTCTACCGCGCGCAGCCCCGTACGCACACCCAGGAGCCAGGCGACACCTCGTGGCAGGCCGTCGCCCTGAGCGCCGAGGACTCCGGCGAGGTGGTCCCGCGCTCCGTGGACGCCTCCGGGGTGCTGGTCACCCTGGCCGCCCCGCCCGCCGGGGTCATCCCGCTGCACAGCGGCTACCTGCACGAGGCGCTCCAGCCCGAGCGGGCCATGGCGGCGGCGCTCGCCCGGGCCGGCCGGCGGCCCGGGGTGTGGGGGCGGCCGCCCGTGGAGGGGCTGCCGGAGCTGCGGGACTGGTTCGCGCGGGAGATCGGCGGGGCGGTCGCGGCCGCGGACGTGCTGGTGACCGCGGGCGGCCAGAGTGCGCTCGCCACCGCGCTGCGGGCGCTCGCCCCGCCCGGGGCGCCGATCCTCGTCGAATCCCCGACCTACCCGGGGCTGCTGGCCCTCGCGCGGGCCGCGGGCTGCCGGCCGGTACCCGTCCCGGTGGACGCGGACGGGGTCCGGCCGGAGCTGCTGGCCGCCGCCTTCGAGGCCACCGGGGCGCGGGTGTTCGTATGCCAGCCGCTGTTCCAGAACCCGACGGGGTCCGTACTGTCCGGCGAGCGGCGGGGAGAGGTCCTGCGGATCGCGCGCGCCGCCGGGGCGTTCGTGCTGGAGGACGACTACGCGCGGTCCCTGGCCCACGAGGACTCGGGCCCGCTGCCCGCGCCGCTCGCCGCCGAGGACCCGGACGGGGTGGTCGTCCACGTGCGGTCCCTGACCAAGGTCACCTCGCCCAGCCTGCGCGTGGGCGCGCTGGCGGCCCGGGGCCCGGTCTTCGACCGGCTGCGCGCCATCCAGGTCGTGGACACCTTCTTCGTGCCCCGGCCCCTCCAGGAGGCCGCCCTGGAACTGGTGGGCGCACCCGCCTGGCCGCGCCACCTCAGGACCGTGGCCGCCGAACTGCGCCACCGCCGGGACGTCCTCGCGGGGGCGCTGCGCCGCGAGCTGCCGGAGCTGGAGGTGCCCCATCCGCCCCGCGGCGGCTACCAGTTGTGGGCGCGGCCCGGCGGGGGCGGCGACGACGCGGCCTTCGTGGCGGCCGCCCTGCGCGCCGGGGTCGCGGTCGCGCCGGGACGGCCGTACTTCTGCGCGGAACCGCCCGGTCCGTTCGTCCGGCTGAGCTTCGCCGGGGTGTCCGGCGCGGGCGAACTGACCGAGGCCGTCCGGCGGCTGCGGTCCGGGCTTCGTCTCGACGCTTGA
- a CDS encoding 3-hydroxybutyryl-CoA dehydrogenase encodes MSSERHDVTDLPDDIARVGVVGCGQMGAGIAEVFARSGLEVMVAETTGEALELGRTRLHSSLTKAAERGKISEEERDATLARLSFTTDLGEFADRDLIIEAVVENEQVKTEIFQVLDQVITRPDAILASNTSSIPLVKLAVATSRPDQVIGIHFFNPAPVQQLVELIPALTTSDETVKRAEALVAKVLGKHAIRAQDRSGFVVNALLVPYLLSAIRMFESGIASREDIDNGMELGCAHPMGPLKLSDLIGLDTIASIADSMYSEYKEPLYAAPPLLQRMVDAGRLGRKTGSGFYPYG; translated from the coding sequence ATGAGCAGCGAAAGGCACGATGTGACGGACCTCCCAGACGACATCGCACGCGTCGGCGTAGTGGGCTGTGGCCAGATGGGCGCGGGCATCGCGGAGGTGTTCGCCCGCAGCGGTCTTGAGGTGATGGTCGCCGAGACCACCGGCGAGGCCCTCGAACTCGGGCGCACCCGCCTGCACTCCTCCCTGACGAAGGCCGCCGAACGCGGCAAGATCAGCGAGGAGGAGCGGGACGCCACCCTGGCCCGCCTGTCGTTCACCACCGACCTCGGCGAGTTCGCCGACCGCGACCTCATCATCGAGGCCGTGGTCGAGAACGAGCAGGTCAAGACGGAGATCTTCCAGGTCCTCGACCAGGTGATCACCCGCCCGGACGCGATCCTCGCCTCCAACACCTCCTCGATCCCGCTGGTGAAGCTGGCCGTCGCGACCTCGCGTCCCGACCAGGTGATCGGCATCCACTTCTTCAACCCGGCCCCGGTGCAGCAGCTCGTCGAGCTGATCCCGGCACTGACCACGAGCGACGAGACCGTCAAGCGCGCCGAGGCCCTGGTCGCGAAGGTGCTGGGCAAGCATGCGATCCGCGCCCAGGACCGTTCCGGCTTCGTCGTCAACGCGCTCCTGGTCCCGTACCTGCTGTCGGCCATCCGGATGTTCGAGTCGGGCATCGCGAGCCGCGAGGACATCGACAACGGCATGGAGCTGGGCTGCGCCCACCCCATGGGCCCGCTCAAGCTCTCCGACCTCATCGGCCTGGACACGATCGCCTCGATCGCCGACTCGATGTACTCCGAGTACAAGGAGCCCCTGTACGCCGCTCCCCCGCTGCTCCAGCGCATGGTCGACGCCGGCCGCCTGGGCCGCAAGACCGGCTCGGGCTTCTACCCGTACGGCTGA
- a CDS encoding histidine phosphatase family protein, whose amino-acid sequence MHVRVSLVAAARSTSLLAERFDDDRPLDVDGWRAVESAARGLVPLGSAELRYCSPTSRSRATGTALGYAPMAQPALRECDMGYWRGLTLAEVAARDPAAVDLWLSDPHAAPHGGESLLAFISRIGGWLDTRPADDGGAIVAVAEPSVVRAALVYALNAPPLTYWNVDVRPLSTLTLAGRPRSWHLSLQAPV is encoded by the coding sequence ATGCATGTTCGGGTTTCGCTAGTCGCAGCAGCCCGTAGTACCTCGCTGCTCGCCGAGCGCTTCGACGACGACCGCCCCCTCGACGTGGACGGCTGGCGCGCGGTGGAATCCGCCGCGCGCGGGCTCGTGCCGCTGGGCTCGGCCGAGCTCCGCTACTGTTCGCCGACCTCGCGCAGCCGGGCCACCGGGACCGCCCTCGGCTACGCCCCGATGGCGCAACCCGCCCTGCGGGAGTGCGACATGGGGTACTGGCGCGGACTCACCCTGGCCGAGGTGGCGGCCCGTGATCCCGCGGCCGTGGACCTCTGGCTGAGCGATCCGCACGCCGCGCCGCACGGCGGGGAGTCCCTGCTCGCCTTCATCTCCCGGATCGGCGGCTGGCTCGACACCCGGCCGGCCGACGACGGGGGAGCGATCGTGGCGGTGGCGGAGCCGTCGGTGGTCCGGGCGGCGCTCGTGTACGCGCTGAACGCGCCACCGCTGACCTACTGGAACGTGGACGTCCGCCCCCTGTCCACGCTCACCCTCGCCGGCCGGCCGCGGAGCTGGCACCTCTCCCTCCAGGCCCCCGTCTGA
- a CDS encoding glycoside hydrolase family 10 protein, with amino-acid sequence MVSIGRRGMLAAAVGVLAAVAAAPARAVGRPEAGGAGEKEGAGTPAFRGMWVASVQNVDWPSQSGLSAREQRAELLGLLDTAVARRLNAVILQVRPTADAMWPSAREPWSQWLTGEQGVDPGWDPLGTAVAEAHARGLELHAWFNPYRVANHTDRSLLVPGHPARRNPGWTVPYGGKLYYNPGLPEVRRFVQDAMLDAVARYPLDGVHWDDYFYPYPVEGRDFDDDAAYEQYGRAFATRADWRRHNTDTLVREMSERLRALRPATRFGISPFAVWRNSDRDPLGSPTQAGVGTYDDLYADTRKWVREGWIDYIVPQAYWQIGHPAADYAAIVPWWARTVAGTRVQLYVGEALYRCDAQSSTAAWRDPRELSRHLRFAAGYPEVRGHVYFSAKQVDADPNGAMARVVADHYPTAVAVPPR; translated from the coding sequence ATGGTGTCCATCGGAAGGCGGGGGATGCTGGCCGCCGCGGTGGGGGTGCTGGCGGCCGTGGCCGCGGCCCCCGCGCGAGCGGTCGGGCGGCCGGAGGCGGGCGGGGCAGGCGAGAAGGAGGGAGCGGGTACGCCGGCGTTCCGCGGGATGTGGGTCGCCTCCGTGCAGAACGTGGACTGGCCCTCGCAGAGCGGGCTCTCCGCGCGGGAGCAGCGCGCCGAGCTGCTGGGCCTCCTCGACACCGCCGTCGCCCGCCGCCTCAACGCGGTGATCCTCCAGGTCCGGCCGACCGCCGACGCGATGTGGCCCTCGGCGCGCGAGCCCTGGTCGCAGTGGCTCACCGGCGAGCAGGGGGTCGACCCCGGCTGGGACCCGCTCGGCACGGCGGTCGCCGAAGCGCACGCCCGCGGGCTGGAACTGCACGCCTGGTTCAACCCGTACCGGGTGGCCAACCACACCGACCGGAGCCTGCTCGTCCCCGGGCACCCTGCCCGGCGCAACCCGGGCTGGACCGTGCCCTACGGCGGCAAGCTGTACTACAACCCCGGGCTGCCGGAAGTCCGCCGCTTCGTGCAGGACGCCATGCTCGACGCCGTCGCCCGCTACCCGCTGGACGGGGTGCACTGGGACGACTACTTCTACCCGTACCCCGTCGAGGGCCGGGACTTCGACGACGACGCCGCCTACGAGCAGTACGGCCGGGCCTTCGCGACCCGCGCCGACTGGCGCCGGCACAACACCGACACCCTGGTCCGCGAGATGTCCGAGCGGCTGCGGGCGCTGCGCCCCGCGACGCGCTTCGGCATCAGCCCCTTCGCCGTCTGGCGCAACTCCGACCGCGATCCGCTCGGTTCGCCGACCCAGGCGGGCGTCGGCACGTACGACGACCTGTACGCGGACACCCGCAAGTGGGTGCGCGAGGGCTGGATCGACTACATCGTGCCCCAGGCGTACTGGCAGATCGGCCACCCGGCCGCCGACTACGCCGCCATCGTCCCCTGGTGGGCGCGGACCGTCGCCGGCACCCGCGTCCAGCTCTACGTGGGGGAGGCGCTGTACCGCTGCGACGCGCAGAGCTCCACGGCCGCCTGGCGCGATCCGCGCGAGCTGTCCCGGCACCTGCGGTTCGCCGCCGGATACCCGGAGGTCCGCGGCCACGTCTACTTCTCGGCGAAGCAGGTGGACGCGGACCCCAACGGGGCGATGGCCCGGGTCGTCGCCGACCACTATCCGACGGCGGTGGCCGTGCCACCGCGCTGA
- the pheT gene encoding phenylalanine--tRNA ligase subunit beta, whose protein sequence is MRVPLSWLREYVDLPAGETGRDVAAKLVDAGLEVETVEQLGGGLKGPLVVGQVLTIEELEGFRKPIRFCTVDVGSANGTGEPQEIVCGARNFSVGDKVVVVLPGAVLPGDFAIAARETYGRTSHGMICSGDELGMGDDGTHGIIVLPHEHEVGTDAIKLLELVDEVLDIDITPDRGYCMSMRGVAREAATAYGLPLRDPALLDVPAPNSYGYAVKIDDPQGCDRFTARTVTGLDPEARSPIWLTRRLQKAGMRPISLAVDITNYVMLELGQPLHAYDRSRIDGAIGVRRAEQGEKFTTLDGVKRTLDAEDLVITDNSGPIGLAGVMGGANTEIADSVTDPETGAVTGTTEVVVEAAHFDSVSISRTARRLKLSSEASKRFERGVDPQAAAAAAQRTVDLLVLLAGGTAEAGVTELTAPGAPRTIAMSADHPDKVAGMEYGRETVVRRLQEVGCDVYGQDELVVTAPSWRPDLAEPNDLAEEVIRLEGYGNLPSTLPQVPSGRGLTARQQLHRRVGRALAGAGYVEALSYPFLGEGVFDQLQLPAHDASRQVVKLVNPISDEEPALRTTLLPGLLGALRRNDSRGSHDLALFETGSVFRAAAQPGVAVRLGVDRRPTDEEIATLNAALPAQPRYAAVVLAGAREQAGWWGKGRPADWADAVQSARSLAVEAGAELVVRQGQYGPWHPGRCAELLVTLDGVETVIGHAGELHPRVVKAMGLPARTSAMELDLDRLAAAGGEALQAPRISSFPVATQDVALIVDASVPASAVEDALHKGAGELLESLRLFDVFEGEQVGEGKKSLAYALRFRAADRTLTAEESTAARDAAVALAGERTGAVLRGA, encoded by the coding sequence ATGCGGGTCCCGCTTTCTTGGCTGCGGGAGTACGTCGACCTCCCCGCGGGTGAAACCGGTCGCGACGTCGCGGCCAAGCTCGTCGACGCCGGCCTGGAGGTCGAGACCGTCGAGCAGCTCGGCGGCGGGCTCAAGGGCCCGCTCGTCGTCGGCCAGGTGCTGACCATCGAGGAGCTCGAAGGCTTCCGCAAGCCGATCCGCTTCTGCACGGTGGACGTCGGCTCGGCCAACGGCACCGGCGAGCCGCAGGAGATCGTCTGCGGCGCCCGGAACTTCTCCGTCGGCGACAAGGTCGTCGTGGTCCTGCCTGGCGCGGTGCTGCCCGGCGACTTCGCGATCGCCGCGCGCGAGACGTACGGCCGCACCTCCCACGGCATGATCTGCTCCGGCGACGAGCTGGGCATGGGCGACGACGGCACGCACGGCATCATCGTGCTGCCGCACGAGCACGAGGTCGGCACCGACGCGATCAAGCTCCTGGAGCTCGTCGACGAGGTCCTCGACATCGACATCACCCCGGACCGCGGCTACTGCATGTCCATGCGCGGTGTGGCCCGCGAGGCCGCCACCGCGTACGGCCTGCCGCTGCGCGACCCGGCGCTGCTCGACGTGCCCGCGCCGAACTCGTACGGCTACGCCGTCAAGATCGACGACCCGCAGGGCTGCGACCGCTTCACCGCGCGCACGGTGACCGGCCTCGACCCCGAGGCGCGTTCCCCGATCTGGCTCACGCGCCGCCTCCAGAAGGCGGGCATGCGCCCGATCTCGCTCGCCGTCGACATCACCAACTACGTGATGCTCGAACTCGGCCAGCCGCTGCACGCCTACGACCGCTCGCGGATCGACGGCGCCATCGGCGTCCGCCGGGCCGAGCAGGGCGAGAAGTTCACCACCCTGGACGGGGTCAAGCGCACGCTCGACGCCGAGGACCTGGTGATCACCGACAACAGCGGCCCGATCGGGCTCGCCGGTGTCATGGGCGGTGCCAACACCGAGATCGCCGACTCCGTCACCGACCCGGAAACGGGCGCCGTCACCGGCACCACCGAGGTGGTCGTGGAGGCCGCGCACTTCGACTCCGTGTCGATCTCGCGCACCGCCCGCCGCCTCAAGCTGTCCTCCGAGGCGTCCAAGCGCTTCGAGCGCGGCGTCGACCCGCAGGCCGCCGCCGCTGCCGCGCAGCGCACCGTCGACCTGCTCGTGCTGCTCGCGGGCGGCACGGCCGAGGCCGGCGTCACCGAGCTCACCGCCCCGGGCGCCCCGCGCACCATCGCGATGAGCGCGGACCACCCCGACAAGGTCGCGGGCATGGAGTACGGCCGGGAGACCGTCGTACGCCGCCTGCAGGAGGTCGGCTGCGACGTCTACGGCCAGGACGAGCTCGTCGTCACGGCGCCCTCGTGGCGGCCCGACCTCGCCGAGCCCAACGACCTCGCCGAGGAAGTCATCCGGCTGGAGGGCTACGGGAACCTTCCCTCCACCCTCCCGCAGGTGCCCTCCGGCCGCGGTCTGACCGCCCGGCAGCAGCTGCACCGCCGGGTCGGCCGCGCGCTGGCCGGCGCGGGCTACGTCGAGGCGCTCAGCTACCCGTTCCTGGGCGAGGGCGTCTTCGACCAGCTCCAGCTGCCCGCGCACGACGCCTCCCGCCAGGTCGTCAAGCTGGTCAACCCGATCTCCGACGAGGAGCCGGCGCTGCGCACCACGCTGCTGCCGGGTCTGCTCGGCGCGCTGCGCCGCAACGACAGCCGGGGCAGCCACGACCTCGCCCTGTTCGAGACCGGTTCGGTCTTCCGGGCCGCCGCGCAGCCGGGCGTCGCCGTACGCCTCGGCGTCGACCGGCGTCCCACCGACGAGGAGATCGCCACCCTGAACGCGGCCCTGCCCGCACAGCCGCGCTACGCCGCGGTCGTGCTCGCCGGTGCCCGCGAGCAGGCCGGCTGGTGGGGCAAGGGCCGTCCGGCCGACTGGGCCGACGCGGTCCAGTCGGCGCGCTCGCTGGCCGTCGAGGCCGGTGCGGAGCTCGTCGTGCGCCAGGGCCAGTACGGTCCCTGGCACCCGGGCCGCTGCGCCGAGCTGCTCGTCACCCTGGACGGGGTGGAGACGGTCATCGGCCACGCCGGTGAGCTGCACCCGCGCGTGGTCAAGGCGATGGGCCTGCCGGCCCGCACCAGCGCCATGGAGCTCGACCTGGACCGCCTCGCGGCGGCCGGCGGCGAGGCCCTCCAGGCGCCCCGGATCTCCTCCTTCCCGGTGGCGACCCAGGACGTCGCGCTGATCGTGGACGCGTCGGTGCCGGCTTCGGCCGTCGAGGACGCGCTGCACAAGGGCGCCGGCGAACTGCTGGAGTCCCTGCGGCTGTTCGACGTGTTCGAGGGCGAGCAGGTGGGCGAGGGCAAGAAGTCCCTCGCGTACGCGCTGCGCTTCCGTGCGGCCGACCGGACGCTGACCGCCGAGGAGTCCACGGCGGCCCGTGACGCGGCGGTCGCCCTGGCGGGCGAGCGGACCGGGGCGGTGCTGCGCGGCGCGTAG
- a CDS encoding transcriptional regulator, with translation MQPNALLDALLAEAGMSHAGLAAHVNQAGRTRGLALRYEHTAVTRWLKGQRPRGQVPDLICEVIGGRLRRPLSLDDVGFGVPGQPADPNGSPLSGFVDRAAALWRSDGNGRHGPDAGVVTGTPAVIPVWEWENPPEDADVSRAGPTRVGPEHVEILKAARAHYELMYRRAGGVATRDRVVRFLGTETAPMLRGSYSDGLGRSLHRAGGSLVAVAGICAYDSDAHGLAQRYFHQALRLAKASGDRGLGAYVIALIVNQCLHLREFRQAVAFAEAALRAAGRHTTPALAADLYAMQAKAYAQLGDTAAALACIRNAEAAAERIRPGTEPDETGYVQPGLVNVQVAEALLGMGDLRGAHEQAAAAVGTPAHDRGRVHRLAMLCEIQLRQGEADQAVASAAEMAERAKGMESLRLRDRLRAVREQLLTSGCSGAQETAELIDGALRVPL, from the coding sequence ATGCAGCCCAACGCCCTGCTCGACGCCCTCCTCGCCGAGGCGGGCATGTCCCACGCCGGACTCGCCGCGCACGTGAACCAGGCGGGCCGCACCCGCGGACTCGCCCTGAGGTACGAACACACCGCCGTGACAAGGTGGTTGAAGGGCCAGCGCCCGCGCGGACAGGTCCCGGACCTGATCTGCGAGGTCATCGGGGGCCGGCTGCGGCGGCCGCTCTCCCTCGACGACGTCGGGTTCGGGGTGCCGGGGCAGCCCGCCGATCCCAACGGGTCCCCGCTCAGTGGCTTCGTCGACCGGGCGGCCGCCCTGTGGCGCTCCGACGGCAACGGCCGCCATGGGCCCGACGCCGGGGTCGTCACCGGTACGCCCGCCGTGATCCCGGTGTGGGAGTGGGAGAACCCGCCGGAGGACGCCGACGTGTCCCGCGCGGGGCCGACCCGCGTCGGACCCGAGCACGTGGAGATCCTCAAGGCCGCCCGCGCGCACTACGAGCTGATGTACCGCAGGGCCGGCGGCGTGGCCACCCGCGACCGGGTCGTCCGCTTCCTCGGCACCGAGACCGCCCCCATGCTGCGCGGCAGTTACTCCGACGGCCTCGGCCGCAGCCTGCACCGGGCCGGCGGCTCCCTGGTGGCCGTGGCAGGGATCTGCGCGTACGACTCGGACGCGCACGGGCTGGCCCAGCGCTACTTCCACCAGGCGCTGAGGCTGGCCAAGGCGAGCGGGGACCGGGGGCTCGGGGCCTATGTGATCGCGCTGATCGTCAACCAGTGCCTGCACCTACGGGAGTTCCGCCAGGCCGTGGCCTTCGCCGAGGCGGCCCTGCGCGCCGCGGGCCGGCACACCACCCCGGCCCTGGCCGCGGACCTGTACGCCATGCAGGCCAAGGCCTACGCCCAACTCGGAGATACGGCAGCCGCATTGGCCTGCATCCGCAACGCCGAGGCGGCGGCGGAGCGGATCCGGCCCGGCACGGAGCCGGACGAGACGGGGTACGTGCAGCCCGGGCTGGTCAACGTACAGGTGGCCGAGGCGCTGCTCGGGATGGGGGATCTGCGGGGGGCCCACGAGCAGGCCGCGGCGGCGGTCGGGACGCCCGCGCACGACCGGGGCCGGGTGCACCGGCTCGCGATGCTGTGCGAGATCCAGCTGCGCCAGGGCGAGGCCGATCAGGCGGTGGCCTCGGCGGCCGAAATGGCCGAGCGGGCCAAGGGGATGGAGTCGCTGCGCCTGCGCGACCGGCTGCGGGCGGTCCGGGAACAGTTGCTGACCAGCGGTTGTTCGGGTGCGCAGGAGACGGCCGAACTCATCGACGGGGCGCTGCGCGTTCCGCTGTGA
- a CDS encoding DMT family transporter translates to MTAQNSATLPNAIAVRGTDARRPALGGTTLAAAGVVAFSLTFPGTAWGLESFGPWSLFGLRCLLAGLTAGAFLLALRVPVPARAHWAGLAVVAVGVVVGFPLLTTLALQTSTTSHAAVVVGLLPLTTAVVSSLRTGARPSRRFWAAAVAGAVVVLGFTVAQSGGALSAGDAFLFAALLVCAAGYTEGGRLARLLPGWQVIAWALVVCLPIGLAGSALGLAYEPVELTGRGVAGLVWVAVGSSFLGLYVWYRGMAEIGAARASQLQLAQPLLTLLWSVLLLGEQLSPAAPVAACAVLVCIAVTQRPDGPKRGRTT, encoded by the coding sequence ATGACAGCACAGAATAGCGCTACTCTCCCCAACGCGATAGCAGTTCGAGGAACCGACGCCCGTCGGCCCGCCCTCGGGGGCACCACCCTCGCCGCGGCCGGAGTCGTCGCCTTCTCGCTGACCTTCCCCGGCACCGCCTGGGGCCTGGAGAGCTTCGGCCCCTGGTCCCTGTTCGGCCTGCGCTGCCTGCTGGCGGGCCTGACGGCCGGCGCCTTCCTGCTGGCCCTGCGCGTCCCGGTGCCGGCCCGCGCCCACTGGGCGGGGCTGGCGGTCGTCGCCGTCGGCGTGGTCGTCGGCTTCCCTCTGCTGACCACCCTGGCCCTGCAGACCTCCACCACCTCGCACGCCGCCGTGGTGGTCGGCCTGCTCCCGCTCACCACCGCGGTCGTCTCCTCGCTGCGCACCGGAGCCCGGCCCTCGCGGCGGTTCTGGGCCGCGGCCGTCGCCGGAGCGGTCGTCGTGCTCGGCTTCACCGTGGCCCAGAGCGGCGGCGCCCTCTCGGCCGGAGACGCCTTCCTCTTCGCCGCGCTGCTGGTGTGCGCGGCCGGGTACACCGAGGGCGGACGCCTGGCCCGGCTGCTGCCCGGCTGGCAGGTGATCGCCTGGGCGCTGGTGGTGTGCCTGCCCATCGGCCTGGCCGGCTCCGCGCTCGGGCTCGCCTACGAGCCGGTCGAGTTGACCGGCCGCGGAGTGGCCGGGCTGGTCTGGGTGGCGGTCGGCTCCTCCTTCCTCGGCCTCTACGTCTGGTACCGGGGCATGGCCGAGATCGGCGCGGCCCGCGCGAGCCAGCTCCAGCTCGCACAGCCACTGCTGACCCTGCTGTGGTCGGTGCTGCTGCTCGGCGAGCAGCTGTCCCCGGCCGCGCCCGTCGCCGCCTGCGCGGTGCTCGTCTGCATCGCGGTGACGCAGCGGCCCGATGGGCCAAAAAGGGGCCGAACGACCTAA
- a CDS encoding NUDIX hydrolase: protein MQWMNLSEQTVYTNRWFDVNLADVELPDGRHLDHFVIRLRPVAVATAVNAANEVLLLWRHRFITDSWGWELPAGVVEDGESVERAAAREMEEESGWRPGPLHHLMTVEPSNGLTDARHHLYWADGATYVGHPEDDFESSRREWVPLKLVPDMIARGEIPAANMAAGLLLLHHLRLG, encoded by the coding sequence GTGCAGTGGATGAACCTGAGTGAGCAAACCGTGTACACGAACCGCTGGTTCGACGTGAATCTCGCCGATGTGGAGCTCCCCGACGGCCGGCACCTGGACCACTTCGTCATCCGGCTGCGCCCGGTCGCCGTCGCCACGGCGGTCAACGCGGCCAACGAGGTGCTGCTGTTGTGGCGCCACCGCTTCATCACCGACAGCTGGGGCTGGGAACTGCCCGCCGGGGTCGTCGAGGACGGGGAGTCCGTGGAGCGGGCGGCCGCCCGCGAGATGGAGGAGGAGTCGGGCTGGCGGCCCGGACCCCTGCACCACCTGATGACCGTCGAGCCGTCCAACGGGCTGACCGACGCCCGCCACCACCTGTACTGGGCGGACGGGGCCACGTACGTGGGCCACCCCGAGGACGACTTCGAGTCCTCGCGCCGCGAGTGGGTACCGCTCAAGCTGGTCCCCGACATGATCGCGCGCGGCGAGATCCCGGCCGCCAACATGGCGGCCGGGCTGCTGCTCCTGCATCACCTGCGGCTCGGCTGA